In one window of Meiothermus sp. CFH 77666 DNA:
- a CDS encoding cupin domain-containing protein yields the protein MNSAKFWVDYLGLEPHPEGGFYRQTYIASEAIAEPHLPHRYKGQRPFSTAIYFLLEHPDFSAFHRLGSDEVWHFYTGHPLTLWLISPQGELSYLHLGPKPHQGQTFQGVVPAGYWFAASLDVPGTFALVGCTMAPGFDFADFELAQQAELIRQFPQHRDLIERLAR from the coding sequence ATGAATAGTGCGAAATTTTGGGTGGATTATCTGGGGTTAGAACCGCACCCGGAGGGGGGGTTCTACCGTCAAACCTACATCGCCAGCGAGGCCATCGCCGAGCCCCACCTGCCCCACCGCTACAAGGGCCAAAGGCCCTTTTCGACTGCCATCTACTTTTTACTGGAACACCCAGATTTTTCGGCCTTTCATCGGCTGGGGAGCGACGAGGTCTGGCACTTCTACACCGGTCACCCACTGACCCTCTGGCTGATTTCGCCCCAGGGAGAGCTTTCATATCTGCATCTGGGCCCAAAGCCCCACCAGGGGCAAACCTTTCAGGGAGTTGTTCCTGCGGGTTACTGGTTTGCGGCCAGCCTGGATGTACCCGGGACCTTTGCCCTGGTAGGCTGCACCATGGCCCCCGGTTTTGACTTTGCCGACTTTGAGCTGGCCCAACAAGCGGAGCTCATCCGGCAATTTCCCCAGCACCGCGACCTGATCGAGAGGCTGGCCAGGTGA
- a CDS encoding exopolysaccharide biosynthesis polyprenyl glycosylphosphotransferase, which produces MAQHGGSWAVSQEDSQRAGAGLGKRTSVSVPLILWLTDVLALELSLGLAVLVRGVLSGFWPHSLTWNDYTLLGLILAAFPLGFLFWALYPGYGIHPVERMRRTFLITVLLFALTAVVFAILPASRASVGLVLIAGMFAVLLVPLLNALARELLIRAGWWGYPVVILGAGLIGAMVARALRQERYLGMVPVAFLDDDPQKQGRVIEGVPVVGPLNLAEQVREQGVQEALVAISSIGRAKLKELVHRLPFLHVTVIPDLGEPTIDWFSVRSLGRIHGVAVRKNLLLPRNRAMKWWMDRLLGWPLFVLSLPLIWLLALWVRLVSPGSPYFTQTREGLKGKPINILKLRTMYPDADQRLECHLAENPEARAEWERSFKLKRDPRILPGVGYFLRKTSLDELPQLYNVVRGEMSLVGPRPFPAYHLERFSPEFRELRHSVLPGITGFWQVLARSDSDLKLQEELDTYYIRNWSPWLDVYLLFRTVMAVLGAKGAY; this is translated from the coding sequence ATGGCACAGCACGGCGGTTCTTGGGCAGTTTCACAAGAAGACAGCCAGCGTGCTGGCGCTGGATTGGGAAAACGAACCTCTGTGTCGGTGCCGCTGATTTTGTGGCTTACAGATGTATTGGCACTCGAACTTTCGCTGGGCCTAGCTGTGCTCGTGCGGGGGGTTCTCTCAGGGTTTTGGCCACATTCCTTGACCTGGAACGATTATACCCTTCTGGGCCTGATACTCGCCGCCTTCCCGCTCGGCTTTCTGTTCTGGGCACTGTATCCCGGCTATGGCATTCATCCCGTCGAACGAATGCGTCGCACCTTCCTGATTACCGTTCTGCTGTTTGCCCTCACGGCGGTGGTTTTTGCCATTTTGCCGGCCAGCCGAGCCTCGGTGGGCCTGGTGCTCATTGCGGGCATGTTTGCTGTCTTGCTGGTACCTCTCTTGAATGCGCTGGCCCGAGAGCTCCTGATTCGAGCGGGCTGGTGGGGTTATCCGGTGGTGATTTTAGGCGCTGGTCTGATTGGGGCAATGGTGGCTCGAGCCCTCCGCCAGGAGCGCTACCTGGGGATGGTGCCGGTGGCCTTTTTAGACGACGACCCTCAAAAACAAGGCCGGGTCATTGAGGGGGTTCCCGTGGTAGGCCCGCTCAACCTGGCCGAGCAGGTGCGCGAGCAAGGGGTACAGGAAGCGCTGGTGGCCATCTCCAGCATTGGCCGGGCCAAACTCAAGGAACTGGTGCACCGGCTGCCGTTTCTTCATGTCACGGTCATACCGGATCTGGGCGAGCCCACCATTGACTGGTTCTCCGTGCGAAGCCTGGGCCGGATTCATGGCGTGGCGGTTCGTAAAAATTTGCTCCTGCCCCGGAACCGCGCTATGAAATGGTGGATGGATCGACTGCTGGGCTGGCCACTCTTCGTGCTCAGCCTGCCCCTGATATGGTTGCTGGCTTTGTGGGTGCGTCTGGTCAGTCCGGGTTCGCCCTACTTCACCCAGACTCGAGAAGGCCTGAAAGGCAAGCCCATCAACATCCTCAAGCTGCGCACCATGTACCCCGATGCAGACCAGCGCCTCGAGTGTCACCTGGCCGAAAACCCTGAGGCCAGAGCTGAATGGGAGCGCTCTTTTAAGCTCAAACGAGACCCGCGTATTCTGCCCGGCGTGGGTTACTTCCTCCGCAAGACCAGCCTGGACGAACTCCCGCAGCTTTACAACGTGGTGCGCGGGGAGATGAGCCTGGTGGGGCCGCGTCCGTTTCCGGCGTATCACCTCGAGCGTTTCTCGCCCGAGTTCCGCGAACTGCGTCACAGTGTGCTGCCGGGCATAACCGGCTTCTGGCAGGTGCTGGCCCGCTCCGACAGTGACCTCAAACTGCAAGAGGAGCTCGATACCTACTACATCCGCAACTGGTCGCCGTGGCTGGACGTATATCTGCTGTTTCGCACCGTGATGGCTGTGCTGGGCGCCAAGGGAGCCTATTGA
- a CDS encoding CarD family transcriptional regulator, whose product MSEYRPGDKVVLPPYGVGVVAGIAQRSVAGSDKSYYQVDFPGTRSKAYVPVEAPQTTRLRRALSPDQVNEILALLREGRLPLPRQWAARHRKTTEILADGDPFRIATLAGQLRAWELEKGLPDLDRQALRRAMHLLAEEISQVMDISLDEARKLFEETVGESLN is encoded by the coding sequence GTGAGCGAATACCGTCCAGGAGATAAGGTTGTGTTGCCGCCGTATGGTGTAGGTGTGGTGGCGGGGATCGCCCAGCGTTCGGTTGCTGGTTCGGACAAAAGCTATTATCAAGTGGACTTTCCCGGAACGCGTTCCAAGGCCTATGTGCCTGTAGAAGCTCCGCAAACCACCCGTCTGCGTCGGGCCTTGTCGCCGGATCAGGTAAATGAAATTCTGGCTCTACTGCGCGAGGGCCGCCTGCCCCTGCCCCGTCAATGGGCAGCCCGCCACCGCAAGACCACCGAGATTCTGGCCGACGGCGATCCCTTCCGTATTGCCACCCTGGCCGGCCAGCTCAGGGCCTGGGAACTCGAGAAGGGCCTGCCCGACCTTGACCGCCAGGCTTTGCGCCGGGCCATGCATCTGCTGGCCGAGGAAATTTCCCAGGTGATGGATATCAGCCTGGACGAAGCCCGCAAGCTGTTTGAAGAGACTGTAGGCGAAAGCCTCAACTAA
- the wecB gene encoding UDP-N-acetylglucosamine 2-epimerase (non-hydrolyzing) — translation MGKRVVLAFGTRPEAIKMAPVIFAMRKQAGIETIVLSTGQHRTQLEDALRVFDIVPDADLQVMTDRQTLPALMGRIVPAAAKKLKELRADYVMVHGDTLTTFAVTLAAFFEQVPVAHVEAGLRSFNMQEPFPEEANRRLTDVLTDLDLPPTPTSKENLLREGKPAQNIIVTGQTEVDAVLYASERGTPPPLPEDKRIVGVTMHRRENLPFMRELAAALARAARAHPDCYFVYPVHLNPAVREAVYPELEGLPNFALLEPLEFGAMAGLMKRSCLLITDSGGVQESGATLGVPVVVLRNVTERPEGLAVGALKLAGTDPEQVYATIDTLLSDEAALEAMRNRPNPYGDGRAAERCAQGVAWRLGLGERPADWPGPVQLTK, via the coding sequence ATGGGCAAACGGGTAGTGCTGGCCTTTGGCACCCGCCCCGAGGCTATCAAGATGGCCCCGGTGATCTTTGCTATGCGCAAGCAGGCGGGCATCGAGACCATCGTGCTCTCAACCGGGCAGCACCGCACCCAGCTCGAGGATGCCTTGCGGGTTTTTGACATTGTGCCCGATGCCGACCTACAGGTAATGACCGACCGCCAGACCTTACCCGCCCTGATGGGGCGCATCGTGCCCGCCGCAGCCAAAAAACTCAAGGAATTGCGGGCCGACTACGTGATGGTACACGGCGATACCCTGACCACCTTCGCGGTAACCCTGGCGGCTTTCTTCGAGCAGGTTCCAGTGGCCCACGTGGAGGCTGGCCTGCGCAGCTTCAACATGCAGGAACCTTTTCCTGAAGAGGCCAACCGCCGCCTGACCGACGTACTCACCGACCTGGACTTGCCCCCCACCCCCACCTCCAAGGAAAACCTGTTGCGCGAGGGCAAGCCCGCACAAAACATCATCGTGACCGGCCAGACCGAGGTAGATGCTGTGCTGTATGCCAGTGAGCGCGGCACCCCCCCACCCTTACCCGAAGACAAGCGCATCGTGGGCGTGACCATGCACCGACGGGAGAACCTCCCCTTCATGCGCGAGCTGGCGGCGGCCCTGGCACGGGCAGCCAGGGCCCACCCGGACTGCTATTTTGTGTATCCAGTGCATCTGAACCCCGCCGTGCGCGAAGCGGTCTATCCCGAACTGGAAGGGCTGCCCAACTTTGCCCTGCTCGAGCCGCTGGAATTCGGGGCGATGGCGGGTCTGATGAAGCGCTCTTGCCTGCTGATTACCGACTCTGGCGGCGTGCAGGAGAGCGGGGCTACCCTGGGGGTGCCGGTGGTGGTGCTCCGCAACGTCACCGAGCGGCCCGAGGGGCTGGCAGTAGGAGCCCTGAAGCTGGCCGGCACCGACCCCGAGCAGGTTTATGCCACCATTGACACCTTGCTCTCGGATGAGGCGGCCCTCGAGGCCATGCGCAACCGGCCCAACCCTTATGGCGATGGTAGGGCCGCCGAACGCTGTGCCCAGGGGGTGGCCTGGCGTTTGGGGCTAGGGGAACGTCCGGCGGATTGGCCGGGCCCCGTTCAGCTAACGAAGTAG
- a CDS encoding NAD-dependent epimerase/dehydratase family protein, translating to MKTALVCGAGGFIGGHLVKKLKAQGYWVRGVDLKRHEYSESPADEFVVGDLRDPRLVAEVIDRKFDEVYQLAADMGGAGFVFTGENDAAIMHNSALINLNVLEELRHKGVGKVFYSSSACMYPEYNQLDPSKPVTAEDSAYPAMPDSEYGWEKLFSERLYFAYHRNYGMDVRVARFHNIFGPEGTWEGGREKAPAAMCRKVAETPDGGVIEVWGPGTQTRSFLYIDECLEAVERFMRSDYIGPLNIGSEEMISINDLARLTIEISGKNLSIRNVPGPVGVQGRNSDNTRIREKLGWAPHRPLREGMERTYAWVAEQVAKKQKAKEAVAQ from the coding sequence ATGAAAACAGCTCTCGTTTGCGGTGCAGGTGGATTTATTGGTGGGCATTTGGTCAAGAAACTCAAAGCCCAGGGCTACTGGGTGCGGGGGGTAGACCTCAAACGCCACGAGTACTCGGAAAGCCCTGCCGACGAATTTGTGGTAGGCGATCTGCGCGACCCCCGCCTGGTAGCCGAAGTCATTGACCGCAAGTTCGACGAGGTTTACCAGCTGGCCGCCGATATGGGGGGCGCCGGTTTTGTTTTTACCGGCGAGAACGATGCCGCCATTATGCATAACTCGGCCCTGATCAACCTGAACGTACTGGAGGAGCTGCGCCACAAGGGGGTGGGGAAGGTCTTTTACTCCTCTTCAGCCTGCATGTACCCCGAATACAACCAGCTCGACCCCTCTAAGCCCGTTACCGCCGAGGACTCGGCCTATCCGGCTATGCCCGATAGCGAGTACGGATGGGAGAAACTCTTTAGCGAACGCCTCTACTTCGCCTACCACCGCAACTATGGTATGGATGTGCGGGTGGCCCGCTTCCACAACATTTTCGGCCCCGAGGGTACCTGGGAAGGGGGCCGAGAGAAGGCTCCGGCGGCCATGTGTCGGAAAGTGGCTGAGACCCCAGACGGCGGCGTGATTGAGGTGTGGGGCCCCGGCACGCAGACACGTTCGTTTTTGTACATTGACGAGTGCCTCGAGGCAGTAGAGCGCTTCATGCGAAGTGACTACATCGGCCCCCTGAACATCGGTTCAGAAGAGATGATCAGCATCAACGACCTGGCCCGGCTGACCATCGAAATTTCCGGTAAAAACCTGAGCATCCGCAACGTACCAGGCCCGGTAGGGGTGCAAGGGCGCAATTCCGACAATACCCGCATACGCGAGAAGCTGGGCTGGGCCCCTCACCGCCCGCTGCGCGAGGGGATGGAGCGCACCTACGCCTGGGTAGCCGAGCAGGTGGCCAAGAAGCAGAAGGCCAAAGAGGCTGTGGCACAATAA
- a CDS encoding TetR/AcrR family transcriptional regulator, giving the protein MTVEARTAPKREVILEATIRVLRDRGLSGLKVEEVAREAEVGKGTVYLYFQDKQDLLKALVEHHTFSYYRKVEEVVNRSGSFRDRLAEVLRLRIDWVEEWRGLWAAVAREAHPVDTADWLKGMHEHYQHLLEKLVQDGKARGEVRAELDTSLTAASIAALACNPQLEFPREAYLEHLLGVLLKGVAL; this is encoded by the coding sequence GTGACCGTGGAGGCTCGGACTGCCCCCAAACGCGAAGTGATCCTCGAGGCAACCATCCGAGTCTTAAGAGACCGGGGGTTGTCGGGCCTAAAAGTCGAGGAAGTAGCCAGGGAAGCCGAAGTCGGCAAAGGCACGGTTTATCTTTATTTCCAGGATAAACAAGATCTGCTGAAGGCGCTGGTGGAACACCACACCTTCTCCTACTACCGAAAAGTAGAAGAAGTGGTGAACCGTAGTGGCTCCTTCCGTGACCGACTGGCCGAGGTGTTGCGGCTTCGGATTGACTGGGTAGAGGAGTGGCGTGGTTTGTGGGCAGCGGTAGCACGGGAGGCCCATCCTGTGGATACCGCCGACTGGCTCAAGGGCATGCACGAACATTACCAGCATTTGCTGGAAAAGCTGGTGCAGGACGGCAAGGCCAGAGGAGAGGTTCGCGCCGAACTGGATACCAGCCTGACTGCTGCCAGTATCGCGGCCCTGGCCTGCAACCCGCAGCTCGAGTTTCCACGGGAAGCCTACCTCGAGCACTTGCTTGGGGTGTTGTTGAAAGGAGTGGCGTTGTGA
- a CDS encoding WecB/TagA/CpsF family glycosyltransferase, whose amino-acid sequence MEVGKLKIERTNVLGVGISAINIPMALEVLDAWIRQQHRTYVCITGVHGVMESQADPELRKIHNQAGLVTPDGMPMVWMSRLAGHKHVDRVYGPDLMLAVCEASLQKGYRHFFYGGSEGVPELLRDKLQEKFPGLQVVGTYSPPFRPLTPEEDAAIVARINAARPDIVWVGLSTPKQERWMAAHLGKVQAPVMIGVGAAFDFHAGLKPQAPRWMQRSGLEWFFRMVTEPKRLARRYLQNNPKFVMAVLMQMLGLRRYKLDA is encoded by the coding sequence ATGGAGGTCGGGAAATTGAAGATCGAGCGAACCAATGTGCTGGGGGTGGGTATCAGCGCCATCAATATTCCAATGGCCCTCGAGGTTCTGGACGCCTGGATTCGGCAACAACACCGCACCTACGTCTGCATCACCGGGGTACACGGGGTTATGGAAAGCCAGGCCGACCCCGAACTACGCAAAATCCACAACCAGGCGGGGCTGGTCACGCCCGATGGCATGCCGATGGTCTGGATGAGCCGCCTGGCCGGGCACAAGCACGTAGACCGGGTGTACGGCCCCGATCTGATGCTGGCCGTTTGCGAGGCTTCTTTGCAGAAGGGATACCGCCATTTCTTCTATGGTGGCAGCGAAGGTGTACCCGAGCTGCTGCGCGACAAACTCCAGGAGAAGTTTCCGGGCTTGCAGGTGGTGGGTACCTATTCCCCCCCCTTTCGCCCCCTGACCCCCGAGGAGGACGCCGCCATTGTGGCCCGGATTAACGCGGCTCGGCCCGATATTGTCTGGGTGGGCCTCAGCACCCCCAAACAAGAGCGCTGGATGGCCGCCCACCTGGGCAAAGTGCAGGCGCCGGTCATGATTGGGGTGGGGGCCGCCTTCGACTTTCACGCAGGTCTCAAGCCACAGGCCCCGCGCTGGATGCAGCGGAGCGGGCTGGAGTGGTTTTTTCGCATGGTTACAGAGCCCAAGCGGCTGGCCCGACGCTATTTGCAAAACAATCCCAAGTTCGTGATGGCAGTGCTGATGCAAATGCTAGGCCTGCGTCGCTACAAGTTAGATGCCTGA
- a CDS encoding MFS transporter: MPPRPDNLPLARLAIYLTFFVCGFILAAWVSRIPAIKQSLGLNTGELGLVLLGAPVGLVLAMPLTGWLIAHLGSRPVLTFAALSNCFSLPLLALAPSGWTLALALFVFGFANAAMDISMNAQAVEAERRYARPIMSSFHALFSLGGLLGAALGGAAAAAGMGPLPFFIWMAVASALGMLWASRHLFEVRPASSGPRFVWPKGVLLGLGLIVFCTGLGEGAVGDWSAVFMKQVIGSSEAVAALAFSAFSVAMVVGRLTGDALTHRFGPVALARGGGLLAAAGFITTLLAARPEVALLGFVMIGLGYCTLFPLAFSAAGRVPGVQPGVALASVATLGYLGFLAGPPVIGLIAHATSLRVSFALVAGLAVVITLLAGLLQPRTGQVINR; encoded by the coding sequence ATGCCCCCCAGACCGGACAACCTGCCCCTGGCCAGACTCGCCATCTACCTGACTTTTTTTGTTTGTGGCTTCATTCTGGCAGCCTGGGTTTCGCGCATTCCGGCCATCAAGCAAAGCCTGGGCCTCAATACCGGTGAGCTGGGGTTGGTGCTGTTGGGCGCACCGGTGGGGTTGGTGCTGGCCATGCCCCTCACCGGCTGGCTGATTGCCCACCTGGGCAGCCGCCCGGTACTGACCTTCGCTGCTTTGAGCAACTGCTTTTCGCTACCGCTACTGGCCCTGGCCCCCAGTGGCTGGACGCTGGCCCTGGCGCTTTTCGTGTTTGGCTTCGCCAACGCGGCCATGGACATCTCTATGAACGCCCAGGCCGTGGAAGCCGAAAGGCGCTACGCAAGGCCCATTATGTCCAGCTTCCACGCGCTCTTTAGCCTGGGGGGCCTGCTTGGGGCTGCCCTGGGCGGTGCAGCCGCCGCTGCGGGGATGGGGCCGCTCCCTTTTTTCATTTGGATGGCGGTGGCCTCAGCGCTGGGGATGCTCTGGGCTTCCCGGCATTTGTTTGAGGTTCGGCCTGCCTCGAGCGGGCCACGCTTTGTCTGGCCCAAAGGTGTGCTTCTGGGCCTGGGTTTGATCGTATTCTGCACTGGCCTGGGTGAGGGTGCTGTGGGCGACTGGAGCGCGGTCTTTATGAAGCAGGTGATTGGCAGTAGCGAGGCCGTGGCGGCGCTGGCTTTCTCGGCGTTCTCGGTGGCTATGGTGGTGGGGCGCCTGACCGGCGATGCCCTCACCCATCGCTTCGGCCCGGTGGCCCTGGCCCGAGGAGGCGGTCTGCTGGCTGCGGCGGGCTTCATCACAACACTGTTAGCTGCCCGCCCAGAGGTGGCCTTGCTGGGCTTTGTGATGATTGGGCTGGGCTACTGCACCCTGTTCCCCCTGGCTTTTAGCGCGGCAGGGCGTGTACCGGGGGTGCAACCCGGAGTTGCGCTGGCCTCGGTAGCGACCCTGGGCTATCTGGGCTTTCTGGCAGGGCCGCCGGTGATCGGGTTGATTGCCCACGCCACCTCGCTGCGGGTGTCGTTTGCCCTGGTAGCGGGGCTGGCAGTGGTGATTACTCTGCTGGCAGGACTGCTGCAACCCAGAACAGGCCAGGTCATCAATCGGTGA
- a CDS encoding M23 family metallopeptidase, with the protein MHWIIWIAASTLLFSLVLAQKLRYIPTQPYVREVGECNPAPPPRNPSEQSKWEEWPGYRERISRLAPHLLGEPDAALLMPVQGVRVRQIWDSFGAIRPGGRRHEGQDIFARRGTPVYSATEGFVVRMAYGPVGGLQIFVLGAGEKRYYYAHFDRFAPDLREGDWVTPQTLLGYVGNTGIARGTPPHLHFGIYEGGRETCDYRALDPLPLLRDRNWQTLAGQ; encoded by the coding sequence GTGCACTGGATTATCTGGATTGCGGCTTCCACTCTCTTGTTTTCACTGGTTCTGGCGCAGAAGTTGCGTTATATCCCTACCCAGCCCTATGTTCGCGAGGTGGGTGAGTGCAATCCGGCCCCACCTCCACGAAACCCCAGTGAGCAGTCCAAGTGGGAAGAATGGCCGGGCTATCGGGAACGCATTTCAAGGCTGGCCCCGCATCTGCTGGGTGAACCCGATGCAGCTTTGCTGATGCCCGTGCAGGGGGTTCGGGTGCGGCAGATCTGGGATAGCTTCGGGGCCATTCGCCCCGGGGGCCGCCGCCATGAAGGGCAGGACATTTTCGCCCGGCGGGGTACCCCGGTCTATTCGGCTACGGAAGGCTTTGTGGTGCGTATGGCCTATGGCCCGGTGGGGGGGTTGCAAATTTTCGTGCTGGGGGCGGGTGAGAAGCGCTACTACTACGCTCACTTTGACCGCTTCGCGCCAGACCTGCGGGAAGGGGACTGGGTGACCCCCCAAACCCTGCTGGGCTACGTGGGCAATACCGGCATCGCTCGAGGTACGCCGCCCCACCTGCACTTTGGCATCTACGAAGGCGGGCGCGAAACCTGCGACTACCGCGCCCTCGACCCCCTCCCCCTGCTGCGTGACCGCAACTGGCAAACCCTGGCAGGGCAATAA
- the ftsY gene encoding signal recognition particle-docking protein FtsY — protein sequence MSWFQRLKEGLSKTRDNLIKSVPWSQSPEEVLEELEFALISADVGVEATQEVLAEVRQSGKKDLREALKQALTVQLEPDRFRAKIRKAGFNPNARKSTVEPQGKVILMVGVNGVGKTTTIAKLGQYYQSKGKSVMFCAGDTFRAAGGAQLGLWGERLGIPVIQGPEGSDPAALAFDAASARKARGLDLLLVDTAGRLHTKHNLMEELAKVKRSIAKADPGEPAEVWLVLDAVTGQNGLEQAKKFNETAGLTGVIVTKLDGTAKGGVLVPIVRELGVPIKFIGVGEKADDLQPFDAGEFVEALLG from the coding sequence GGCCTTAGCAAAACCCGTGACAACCTGATCAAATCGGTTCCCTGGAGTCAGAGCCCTGAGGAGGTGCTGGAGGAACTCGAGTTCGCCCTTATTTCTGCCGACGTGGGCGTTGAAGCCACCCAGGAGGTGCTGGCAGAAGTGCGCCAGTCGGGCAAAAAAGACCTGCGTGAAGCCCTCAAGCAAGCCCTCACGGTGCAGCTCGAGCCCGACCGCTTCCGGGCCAAAATCCGCAAGGCCGGCTTCAACCCAAATGCCAGAAAGTCCACCGTAGAACCCCAGGGTAAGGTCATTTTGATGGTGGGGGTGAACGGAGTGGGCAAGACCACCACCATCGCCAAACTGGGCCAGTATTACCAAAGCAAGGGCAAGAGCGTGATGTTCTGCGCGGGCGATACCTTCCGTGCGGCGGGGGGAGCCCAGCTTGGCCTGTGGGGCGAGCGGCTTGGCATCCCGGTCATCCAGGGCCCCGAAGGCTCCGACCCCGCAGCCCTGGCGTTTGATGCGGCCTCGGCCCGCAAAGCCCGGGGCCTTGACCTGCTGCTGGTAGACACCGCAGGCCGCCTGCACACCAAGCACAACCTGATGGAGGAGCTGGCCAAGGTCAAACGCTCCATCGCCAAGGCCGACCCCGGCGAGCCTGCCGAGGTCTGGCTGGTGCTGGATGCTGTTACGGGACAGAACGGCCTCGAGCAGGCCAAAAAATTCAACGAAACCGCCGGTCTGACCGGGGTCATCGTAACCAAGCTCGACGGCACCGCCAAGGGGGGCGTGCTGGTGCCCATCGTGCGGGAGTTGGGCGTGCCCATCAAGTTTATCGGCGTGGGCGAGAAAGCCGACGACCTGCAGCCGTTCGACGCGGGCGAGTTTGTTGAAGCCTTGCTGGGCTGA
- a CDS encoding M23 family metallopeptidase, translating to MNKGLVLLLLFVLSACAWPRSSQPNPGSQAPNESPGTGWTHWDDYARLLAQPLDSELLMPVRKVRVRQVTDTFMAPRPGGRLHEGQDIFAPRGTPVYSATNGLVIRMGYGQLGGLYVMVLGPGGRRYYYAHLDRHADGLQPGNLVTPQTLLGYVGNTGNARTTPPHLHFGVYGSWWRLEDRVINPLPLLVNRNWQTLEALEGNADNPQRKGESPKPRAESQHWHDRN from the coding sequence GTGAACAAAGGCCTGGTTCTGTTGCTCTTATTCGTCCTGAGCGCCTGCGCATGGCCGCGCTCGAGCCAGCCCAATCCTGGAAGCCAAGCGCCCAACGAAAGCCCTGGAACCGGCTGGACGCACTGGGACGACTACGCCCGCCTGCTGGCCCAGCCCCTCGACAGCGAACTCCTGATGCCGGTGCGGAAGGTGCGGGTGCGCCAGGTGACCGATACCTTTATGGCGCCCCGCCCCGGTGGGCGCTTGCACGAAGGCCAGGACATCTTTGCCCCCAGGGGAACGCCCGTCTACTCGGCCACCAACGGCCTGGTCATCCGAATGGGTTATGGGCAGCTGGGTGGGCTCTACGTGATGGTCTTGGGGCCAGGAGGGCGGCGTTACTACTACGCCCACCTCGACCGGCATGCCGATGGACTTCAACCAGGCAACCTGGTGACCCCCCAGACCCTGCTGGGTTATGTGGGCAACACCGGCAATGCCCGCACCACGCCGCCGCATCTGCACTTTGGGGTGTATGGGAGCTGGTGGCGGCTGGAAGACCGGGTGATTAATCCGCTGCCCCTCCTTGTGAACCGCAACTGGCAGACCCTGGAGGCCCTCGAGGGGAATGCGGACAACCCGCAGAGAAAGGGCGAAAGCCCAAAGCCGAGGGCTGAAAGCCAACACTGGCATGACCGCAACTAA
- a CDS encoding metal-binding protein, with the protein MPSGRVHEAINVGVLGLASAAYWAYQKEVAISQPVAVAFVSSFLVGTFLITPDLDLAEQQVRAKGRWGWLGWLWVPYGWMFAHRGLSHTWIVGPLTRLLYLGAMGVVLYWVITAIAGYVGLNFNLQAQLKAPPQEIVWALVLGYYASQWLHLIADGIWPDSGGLLRSGKRRR; encoded by the coding sequence GTGCCCTCAGGTCGTGTTCACGAAGCTATCAATGTCGGCGTGTTGGGACTGGCCTCCGCTGCCTACTGGGCCTACCAAAAGGAAGTTGCCATCTCCCAACCTGTCGCAGTGGCCTTTGTTAGCAGCTTTTTGGTTGGAACTTTCCTGATTACCCCCGACCTGGACCTGGCCGAACAACAGGTGCGGGCCAAGGGGCGCTGGGGTTGGCTGGGCTGGCTTTGGGTTCCCTACGGCTGGATGTTTGCCCACCGGGGGCTTTCACACACCTGGATTGTGGGGCCCTTAACGCGCCTGCTGTACCTGGGTGCGATGGGGGTGGTGCTGTACTGGGTCATTACCGCCATCGCGGGCTACGTGGGCCTCAACTTCAACCTGCAAGCCCAGCTCAAAGCACCGCCCCAGGAAATCGTGTGGGCACTGGTGTTAGGGTATTATGCCTCGCAGTGGCTGCACCTGATCGCCGATGGCATCTGGCCCGATTCAGGCGGCCTGCTACGATCGGGCAAGCGCCGCCGGTAG